Proteins encoded within one genomic window of Deltaproteobacteria bacterium:
- a CDS encoding epimerase — translation MKTALVVGGTGPSGPFLVEGLQERDYTVAIFHRGTHEIPEIPANVEHIHGDPHFRETFDAAIAGRTFDVVIATYGRIRMIAEALVGKVGQFIAIGGVPAYRGYFTPSVNFPSGLPTPVPETAPTVQTEQEHRFSYLIASTEQAVLAAHPRGVVYRYPYVYGPYQLLPREWCIIRRALDKRPFLILSEGGLGLMTHGYAGNLAHAVLLAVDKPKVAAGQIYNCGDDMQFSVRQIVEIIADEMHHKFEIISLPAEVAYPARGVSLEVTPHHKLMDLSKIQQHLGYRDPLPPEEALRRTARWYIEHQPERGGDIEQRLQDAFDYETEDRLAAIYREAMLRARAFHREIVPTPHPYPHPKEPGLARDHRNR, via the coding sequence ATGAAAACTGCTCTAGTTGTGGGTGGCACCGGTCCCAGCGGACCGTTTTTAGTCGAGGGGCTGCAGGAACGCGACTACACGGTCGCAATCTTCCATCGCGGCACCCACGAGATTCCCGAAATTCCTGCCAACGTTGAGCATATTCACGGCGATCCCCATTTCCGCGAGACCTTTGACGCAGCTATCGCCGGGCGGACGTTCGATGTCGTGATCGCCACGTACGGACGCATTCGCATGATCGCGGAGGCACTAGTAGGCAAAGTCGGACAGTTCATCGCCATCGGCGGCGTCCCAGCATACCGGGGCTATTTCACTCCCTCAGTGAATTTTCCGAGCGGCTTGCCGACGCCGGTGCCCGAGACGGCGCCCACTGTGCAGACCGAACAGGAGCACCGTTTCTCCTATCTGATTGCCAGCACGGAGCAGGCGGTGTTGGCGGCTCACCCACGCGGCGTCGTCTACCGCTATCCGTATGTGTACGGGCCGTATCAGCTGTTGCCGCGGGAATGGTGCATCATTCGTCGTGCGCTCGACAAACGGCCGTTCCTGATCCTGTCTGAGGGCGGTCTTGGCCTGATGACGCATGGCTACGCTGGGAATCTCGCCCATGCGGTATTGCTAGCGGTGGACAAGCCCAAGGTGGCGGCTGGACAAATCTACAACTGTGGCGATGATATGCAATTCTCTGTGCGTCAGATTGTCGAGATTATCGCTGACGAGATGCATCATAAGTTCGAGATCATCAGTCTACCAGCCGAGGTCGCCTACCCGGCGCGCGGCGTCAGCCTTGAGGTGACACCGCATCATAAGCTGATGGATCTCAGCAAAATCCAGCAGCACCTCGGCTACCGCGATCCGCTGCCGCCCGAGGAGGCGCTACGCCGCACGGCGCGGTGGTATATCGAGCATCAACCCGAGCGCGGCGGCGACATCGAGCAGCGCCTGCAAGACGCGTTCGATTACGAGACCGAAGACCGCCTCGCGGCGATTTATCGTGAGGCGATGTTGCGCGCCCGGGCCTTCCACCGCGAAATAGTTCCTACTCCTCACCCCTATCCACACCCCAAAGAACCGGGTCTCGCCCGCGACCATCGGAACCGGTGA
- a CDS encoding DUF2335 domain-containing protein, giving the protein MSKPTTSKSPNFPARREGHTAIAEIKQSSFSSPIPPPAILEEYDRVIPGAAERILKMAEADVQYQRDITFAALNSEVAEKKRGQVLGFLIGNLALVVTGAALYLGYPDVASILGGTTLVGLVSVFAIGRFLERPQGHNDS; this is encoded by the coding sequence GTGAGCAAGCCGACAACAAGTAAATCTCCGAATTTCCCAGCCCGACGCGAAGGCCACACCGCCATTGCTGAAATAAAACAATCCTCTTTTTCTAGCCCCATTCCTCCGCCCGCCATTCTTGAAGAATACGACCGCGTTATCCCTGGTGCAGCCGAACGTATCCTCAAGATGGCTGAAGCCGACGTGCAATATCAACGCGATATTACTTTTGCCGCACTCAACTCTGAAGTCGCAGAGAAGAAGCGCGGTCAAGTATTGGGATTCCTTATCGGAAACCTTGCCCTTGTCGTAACAGGGGCAGCCCTCTACTTGGGCTACCCAGATGTCGCCAGCATCCTAGGCGGGACAACCCTTGTTGGCCTCGTGTCAGTGTTTGCCATTGGTCGTTTTCTCGAACGCCCACAAGGACATAACGATTCTTAA
- a CDS encoding RDD family protein, translating to MPPQEIVGREEDAASSALSQEPTPTETARIVPQQHRAGFWLRFVAFLIDTMILSVFALLMLVVGLLSSGLTTGLSGLVVESDPSFPLIPLWIAGTLTASAAYFTILCSEQGQTIGKSLLGLEVRTSEGALLSYSQALFRWLGYGISAGFFGLGFLWVAIHPGKRSWHDLLANTIVVIPRYEES from the coding sequence ATGCCTCCGCAAGAGATCGTTGGACGCGAGGAAGACGCCGCTTCTTCGGCACTCTCTCAGGAGCCGACACCCACGGAGACAGCCCGAATCGTACCGCAGCAGCACCGGGCCGGATTTTGGCTTCGTTTCGTCGCTTTTCTCATCGACACCATGATCTTGAGCGTGTTCGCCCTGCTCATGCTTGTGGTCGGTCTCCTTAGCTCCGGTCTCACCACCGGCTTGAGTGGCCTCGTCGTCGAGTCCGACCCCAGCTTTCCGCTCATCCCGCTTTGGATCGCTGGCACCCTTACGGCATCGGCAGCGTACTTCACCATTCTGTGCAGCGAACAGGGGCAGACTATCGGGAAAAGCCTGTTGGGGTTGGAGGTGCGTACCTCCGAAGGCGCGTTGCTTAGCTACAGTCAGGCCCTCTTCCGCTGGCTCGGGTACGGCATCTCCGCAGGATTTTTCGGCTTGGGCTTCCTGTGGGTCGCCATTCATCCCGGCAAACGAAGCTGGCACGATCTCCTGGCCAATACCATTGTCGTCATTCCCAGATACGAAGAATCGTAA
- the nudC gene encoding NAD(+) diphosphatase, giving the protein MATPDSLDTHGRPLFGLRKTFISEVAPPQEHAGPAWWFAFHRNRLLVEVVDDALRVPCRERVEELGVKVVQRHYLGRYDGLPCHAVDLADESLPEGMDFKDLRQVYGLLEEDLFVLGGRAVQIVEWDRTHQYCGRCGSQTHTKEKERAKVCPQCGLHNFPRLSPAIIVAVERGEEILLARSAHFPQGMFSVLAGFVEPGETIEECVVREVKEEVGITVGTIRYFGSQPWPFPNSLMLGFTAEYVEGELALDPTEIAEAGWFRADSLPSIPGRISIAGRLIKWFVEKSRPTR; this is encoded by the coding sequence ATGGCGACACCCGATTCATTAGACACCCATGGACGGCCACTGTTTGGCCTGCGGAAAACGTTTATCTCTGAGGTCGCTCCTCCCCAGGAACACGCGGGACCAGCCTGGTGGTTTGCCTTTCATCGGAATCGTCTGCTGGTTGAGGTGGTGGATGACGCGTTGCGGGTCCCCTGTCGAGAGCGTGTTGAAGAGTTGGGGGTGAAGGTCGTCCAACGACACTATTTGGGCCGGTACGATGGATTGCCCTGCCATGCAGTGGATCTGGCGGATGAGTCCCTGCCCGAGGGGATGGATTTCAAGGACCTCCGACAGGTCTACGGGTTGCTCGAAGAAGATTTGTTTGTTCTCGGTGGCCGCGCCGTGCAGATTGTCGAATGGGACCGGACTCATCAGTACTGTGGCCGGTGTGGCAGCCAGACCCACACCAAGGAGAAGGAACGGGCAAAAGTCTGCCCCCAGTGTGGACTGCACAACTTTCCGCGTCTCTCGCCGGCGATTATTGTGGCGGTCGAACGCGGCGAGGAGATTTTATTAGCCCGCTCCGCCCATTTTCCCCAGGGGATGTTCAGCGTCTTAGCCGGATTTGTGGAACCTGGAGAGACCATAGAAGAATGTGTCGTGCGCGAGGTCAAGGAAGAGGTCGGCATTACCGTGGGCACCATCCGCTATTTTGGTAGTCAGCCCTGGCCCTTTCCGAATTCGCTCATGTTAGGCTTTACGGCGGAGTACGTTGAGGGTGAGCTTGCGCTCGATCCGACAGAAATCGCAGAAGCCGGGTGGTTTCGCGCCGACTCGCTGCCGTCTATCCCTGGACGGATCAGCATCGCCGGCCGCCTGATCAAGTGGTTCGTGGAAAAGTCTCGTCCGACCCGGTAA
- a CDS encoding sel1 repeat family protein: protein MPRTRLVVFLLLFLAFVERNTVRGEEDDSVKMFKDLAAQGDVEAQLTLGFMYYLGVRSESVGEGVPQDYTEAAKWYRLAATQGDASAQFRLGIMYDQGQGVPQDYTEALNWFRLAAAQRNDDAQAKLGIMYLQGPGVPQDYTEAVKWFRLAAAQGNAGAQANLGFMYATGKGVLQDYVQAHKWLNLAAARATGEVRDGAVEGRDACAELMTPAQIAEAQRLAREWR, encoded by the coding sequence ATGCCGCGAACACGCCTAGTAGTTTTTCTGTTGCTATTTTTAGCGTTTGTCGAGAGAAACACGGTTCGGGGTGAAGAAGATGACTCAGTCAAGATGTTTAAGGACCTAGCGGCTCAAGGAGACGTTGAAGCCCAGCTCACTCTCGGGTTTATGTACTATTTGGGAGTGAGGAGCGAGAGCGTGGGCGAAGGGGTGCCACAAGACTACACCGAAGCGGCGAAGTGGTACCGGCTCGCGGCTACTCAGGGGGATGCAAGTGCGCAGTTCCGGCTGGGGATAATGTACGATCAGGGCCAAGGCGTCCCCCAGGATTACACCGAGGCTCTGAACTGGTTTCGACTCGCCGCCGCTCAACGTAATGATGATGCGCAGGCGAAGCTTGGGATCATGTACCTCCAAGGTCCGGGCGTCCCCCAGGATTACACTGAGGCGGTGAAGTGGTTTCGCCTTGCTGCGGCTCAAGGCAATGCCGGAGCGCAGGCCAATCTTGGGTTCATGTATGCGACGGGCAAGGGGGTGCTGCAGGATTATGTGCAGGCGCATAAGTGGCTCAACTTGGCGGCAGCCAGGGCCACAGGTGAAGTGCGAGACGGGGCCGTCGAAGGACGTGACGCCTGTGCCGAACTGATGACCCCTGCGCAGATTGCCGAAGCCCAAAGACTCGCCCGGGAATGGCGATAA
- a CDS encoding zinc-binding dehydrogenase produces the protein MRAVVMRDHKLVVEELPTPQPGLGEVLVKTLACGICGSDLHALKHTEKLVEASQRSGGVFSMDLTRGIVMGHEFCAEVVDHGPGAKKLLKAGTRICSMPVLIRSTGVETVGYSNDNPGGYGEYMRLTEGLLLEVPNGLSTERAALTEPMAVGLHAVQMARPDKDDAPLVIGCGPVGLSVIAALRLKDIRPIVAADFSPRRRQLAVAMGADIVIDPAEKSPYTSWRETAVWTDASRAPQMPPWATGPALRPALIFECVGVPGVIDQIMAAAPQAARIVVVGVCMEKDAIEPMLGINKELNLQFVLAYTREEFAQTLRNIAEGKTPTDPLITGKVGVEGVAQAFADLASPEHHAKILVEPWRE, from the coding sequence ATGCGTGCCGTCGTGATGCGCGATCATAAACTCGTCGTCGAAGAGCTGCCGACCCCGCAGCCAGGGCTGGGCGAAGTCCTGGTGAAGACGCTGGCTTGTGGCATCTGCGGGTCCGACCTGCATGCCCTCAAACACACGGAAAAATTGGTGGAAGCCTCGCAGCGCTCCGGCGGCGTTTTTTCCATGGATCTCACCCGTGGTATCGTCATGGGCCATGAGTTCTGTGCCGAGGTCGTGGATCATGGGCCGGGCGCGAAAAAGCTCCTCAAAGCGGGGACGCGTATCTGCTCCATGCCGGTACTGATTCGCTCCACCGGTGTGGAGACGGTAGGCTACTCGAACGACAATCCCGGCGGCTATGGCGAATATATGCGCTTGACCGAAGGGTTGCTGCTGGAAGTGCCGAATGGGCTATCGACCGAGCGGGCGGCGTTGACCGAGCCTATGGCTGTGGGGCTGCATGCCGTGCAGATGGCGCGCCCCGATAAAGACGATGCGCCTCTGGTGATCGGCTGCGGGCCGGTGGGGCTCTCGGTGATTGCCGCACTGCGCCTGAAGGACATCCGTCCGATCGTCGCCGCCGATTTCTCGCCGCGCCGTCGCCAGTTGGCCGTGGCCATGGGCGCTGACATTGTGATAGATCCGGCGGAAAAATCTCCTTACACCAGTTGGCGAGAAACCGCAGTCTGGACAGATGCGAGCCGCGCCCCGCAAATGCCGCCGTGGGCAACCGGTCCGGCTCTGCGCCCAGCGCTGATTTTCGAGTGCGTCGGCGTTCCCGGCGTGATCGATCAAATCATGGCGGCAGCGCCGCAGGCTGCCCGCATTGTCGTGGTGGGCGTGTGCATGGAGAAAGACGCTATCGAGCCGATGCTGGGCATCAACAAAGAGTTGAATCTGCAATTCGTCCTGGCCTACACGCGCGAAGAATTTGCGCAGACATTGCGCAACATTGCCGAAGGGAAAACTCCTACCGATCCGTTGATTACCGGAAAAGTCGGGGTTGAAGGCGTGGCGCAAGCGTTTGCTGACCTTGCGTCTCCCGAGCACCATGCCAAGATCTTGGTCGAACCGTGGCGCGAGTAG
- a CDS encoding TauD/TfdA family dioxygenase produces MTITIAAITPGFAAEVGDVDLTQPLSSSEVEEIKRAFWQYGVLVFPEQRLTEQQQLAFARHIGPLESNIVTLNKEAKLRITSDLIDISNLTVNERIRGEQSRMRQFQLGNRLWQATLLEVRSPPAKGGVVTFCRGDVCGSR; encoded by the coding sequence ATGACCATCACTATCGCGGCAATCACCCCAGGATTTGCTGCTGAAGTAGGAGACGTGGATCTCACCCAGCCGCTAAGCTCGTCAGAGGTGGAAGAAATTAAGCGGGCGTTCTGGCAGTACGGAGTGCTCGTCTTTCCGGAACAGCGGCTCACGGAACAGCAACAACTCGCGTTCGCGCGGCACATCGGTCCGTTGGAGAGCAACATCGTTACACTGAACAAGGAAGCGAAGTTGCGCATCACCTCAGACCTTATCGATATCTCGAACCTCACGGTGAACGAGAGAATCAGGGGGGAACAGAGTCGCATGCGCCAGTTTCAGCTCGGCAATCGCTTGTGGCAGGCGACCTTATTGGAGGTACGAAGCCCCCCAGCCAAAGGAGGAGTGGTCACGTTTTGTCGTGGCGATGTTTGTGGCAGCCGATAG
- a CDS encoding TauD/TfdA family dioxygenase, which translates to MTITISAITHGFAAEVGDVELAQPLSPSEVEEIKQAFWQYGVLVFPEQRLTEEQQLAFAQHIGPLESNILLLNKEARLRLTPDIIDISNLTANNSIWGEQSRTRQFQLGNRLWHTDSSFKYLPARASMLYAVTIAPIGGHTEFADLRAAYDALPEEKQRRLTGLVAEHALAYSRAKTGFTNFTEAERTNLPPVPQVVVRTIPETGRKSLYIASHVGRILGMPEEESRTLIDELLAHATQRQFVYTHRWRVHDLVMWDNRCTMHRGTDFDDLRWVRDMHRATVADIANTCEQEGIAIPSAAVPAHF; encoded by the coding sequence ATGACCATCACCATCTCGGCAATCACCCACGGGTTTGCCGCTGAAGTCGGAGACGTGGAGCTGGCGCAGCCGTTGAGTCCGTCGGAGGTGGAAGAGATCAAGCAGGCGTTTTGGCAGTACGGAGTCCTCGTCTTCCCGGAACAGCGGCTGACGGAAGAGCAGCAACTCGCGTTCGCGCAGCATATCGGTCCGCTGGAGAGCAACATCCTCCTCCTGAACAAGGAGGCGAGGTTGCGCCTCACCCCGGACATCATCGATATCTCGAACCTCACAGCGAACAATAGTATCTGGGGGGAACAGAGTCGCACGCGCCAGTTTCAGCTCGGCAATCGCTTGTGGCATACCGACAGTTCCTTCAAATATCTCCCTGCTCGGGCGTCGATGTTGTATGCGGTGACTATCGCGCCGATCGGCGGCCACACCGAGTTCGCCGACCTGCGCGCCGCGTACGATGCGCTGCCGGAAGAGAAGCAACGCCGACTCACCGGCTTGGTCGCCGAACATGCCCTCGCTTATTCGCGTGCGAAAACCGGCTTCACGAATTTCACCGAGGCGGAACGCACCAATCTGCCGCCAGTCCCGCAAGTCGTTGTGCGTACGATTCCAGAAACCGGACGCAAGTCGCTCTATATCGCCTCTCACGTCGGACGCATTCTGGGGATGCCGGAAGAGGAAAGTCGCACTCTGATCGACGAACTGCTTGCCCACGCTACCCAACGGCAATTCGTCTATACGCATCGCTGGCGCGTGCACGACCTGGTGATGTGGGATAACCGCTGCACCATGCATCGCGGCACCGACTTCGATGACCTACGCTGGGTGCGTGATATGCATCGCGCCACGGTTGCGGATATCGCCAACACATGCGAGCAGGAAGGCATCGCTATCCCATCGGCAGCAGTACCGGCTCACTTCTGA
- a CDS encoding 50S ribosomal protein L11 methyltransferase encodes MSSTVSSQHSALSTQRWLCLSVTVPYEAAEAVANFLAELGSLGIVEGVRDLLHPEATTTEVQGFFAQDTTQTELGDAVSRYLCDLGELIPGVGSPTPHFTTVTDGVWQERWKEHFPPLAVGECFLLLPPWEPCPAETNRLPIIIEPSMAFGTGHHATTQGCLEAIELLLRQYGPPSAALDLGTGSGILAIALAKLGATQIWATDIDPIALDEARKNGACNQVFTAIQFSDLLVDQLPSPFTLIVANLFSNTLIALASLLGAATASRGHVILSGIQLDQESDVLAAYPSPAWTLISRFPKDEWVTLVLQHG; translated from the coding sequence ATGAGTTCTACGGTCAGCAGTCAGCACTCAGCACTCAGCACTCAGCGGTGGCTTTGCCTTTCCGTCACGGTTCCTTACGAAGCGGCGGAAGCGGTGGCGAATTTTCTCGCCGAACTCGGCTCTCTCGGTATCGTCGAAGGGGTGCGGGATCTCCTGCACCCTGAAGCGACCACCACCGAAGTCCAGGGGTTCTTCGCGCAAGACACCACGCAGACAGAACTCGGGGACGCAGTCTCTCGCTACCTATGCGACCTGGGAGAACTCATTCCCGGGGTTGGGTCCCCGACTCCACACTTCACCACCGTCACCGACGGCGTCTGGCAAGAACGCTGGAAGGAGCATTTTCCTCCACTCGCGGTCGGCGAGTGTTTCTTACTGCTTCCACCCTGGGAACCATGCCCAGCAGAGACCAATCGGCTGCCGATCATCATTGAGCCCAGCATGGCTTTTGGCACTGGGCATCACGCCACCACCCAAGGCTGCCTCGAAGCCATTGAACTGCTGCTCCGTCAGTATGGACCGCCGTCGGCAGCTCTCGACCTGGGCACCGGCTCCGGCATTCTTGCCATCGCCTTGGCCAAGCTTGGTGCCACACAGATATGGGCGACGGACATCGACCCGATCGCCCTCGACGAGGCACGGAAGAACGGTGCCTGCAACCAAGTGTTCACAGCGATTCAGTTCAGCGATCTTCTGGTTGACCAGCTCCCCAGTCCGTTCACCTTGATCGTCGCCAACCTGTTCTCGAACACGCTGATCGCCCTCGCCTCACTGCTTGGAGCCGCCACGGCCTCGCGCGGACACGTCATTCTCTCCGGCATCCAGCTCGACCAAGAGTCCGACGTGTTGGCCGCGTATCCATCGCCAGCGTGGACCCTCATCAGCCGTTTTCCCAAAGACGAATGGGTCACCCTCGTCCTCCAGCACGGGTAA
- a CDS encoding 16S rRNA (uracil(1498)-N(3))-methyltransferase produces the protein MTRDSSLITHRAMRRFFIPATQISHDQAVLRGPEFHHLRHVLRLDVGDPVLLVDDLKREHSGVITHLSASAATVAITDTTAASASALSLTLAQGLLKGQKMDLLIEKATELGVQRILPFTSTFTVVQVLQQRQDSRVTRWERIVQSAAKQSGSQAPRIDPPRPFVDLFSALPTGTETLLFYEKEEHATLKTFAQTHPQLSSLCLIVGSEGGFSSAEVESACNAGAHILSLGTRTLRAETAGIVALALSQFLWGL, from the coding sequence GTGACTCGTGACTCATCACTCATCACTCATCGCGCCATGCGTCGGTTCTTCATTCCCGCCACGCAGATTTCCCACGACCAAGCTGTCTTGCGAGGTCCCGAATTTCATCACCTCCGTCACGTCCTGCGGTTAGACGTGGGCGATCCTGTCCTGCTCGTGGACGATCTCAAGCGAGAACATAGTGGCGTCATTACTCACCTCTCCGCTTCGGCAGCAACTGTCGCCATCACCGACACCACGGCAGCATCGGCTTCGGCCTTGTCGTTGACGCTCGCCCAGGGTCTACTGAAAGGTCAGAAGATGGACCTGCTCATCGAAAAGGCGACCGAGCTGGGCGTGCAGCGTATCCTTCCATTCACCTCGACATTTACCGTGGTCCAAGTTCTCCAGCAACGACAAGACAGCCGCGTGACGCGCTGGGAGCGGATCGTCCAGAGCGCAGCCAAGCAGTCGGGTAGCCAGGCACCGCGTATCGACCCGCCGCGTCCATTCGTAGACCTTTTTTCCGCGCTCCCCACCGGAACCGAGACCCTACTCTTCTACGAGAAAGAAGAGCACGCCACCCTCAAGACCTTCGCCCAAACCCATCCGCAGCTTTCTTCCCTGTGTCTTATCGTCGGATCGGAAGGCGGATTTTCGTCGGCGGAAGTCGAGTCCGCTTGCAACGCTGGAGCGCATATCCTCAGTCTAGGAACGCGGACGCTCCGCGCCGAAACTGCGGGGATCGTCGCCCTCGCACTGAGCCAATTTCTCTGGGGACTGTAA
- the gshB gene encoding glutathione synthase, with amino-acid sequence MRFAFVMDPIQNVLIDKDTTFVFMLESQARGHEVHYLEMGDLFIERARAMGRAQRIELRREYRNHFTFHEELLGPLGDFDAIFMRKDPPFDVAYLHATQLLDLAQRDGAFVMNNPAGLRAANEKLFALNFPTVIPPTLVTQDPNRIKDFLHELGGEMIIKPVDGHGGAGIFYIHREDRNLNSLLETATHEGKDPIIAQQYLPEVRQGDKRLIVLNGAPLGCTLRVPRADEHRGNIHVGGTCIRAEVTARDREICREVGPRLRQEGLYFVGLDIIGDYLTEVNVTSPTGIQEIDTLNGVRLEANVIDFVEQQVEERQRQRPS; translated from the coding sequence ATGCGTTTCGCTTTCGTCATGGACCCGATCCAGAACGTTCTGATCGATAAAGACACCACGTTTGTCTTTATGCTCGAAAGCCAAGCGCGCGGGCACGAAGTCCATTATCTGGAGATGGGCGACCTGTTTATCGAACGGGCACGTGCCATGGGGCGCGCGCAACGCATCGAGCTACGGCGCGAATACCGCAACCACTTCACCTTTCATGAAGAGCTGCTTGGTCCGCTCGGCGACTTCGATGCCATTTTCATGCGCAAAGATCCGCCGTTCGATGTCGCCTATTTGCACGCCACCCAACTGCTCGACCTCGCCCAACGCGACGGGGCCTTCGTCATGAACAACCCGGCGGGTCTGCGGGCCGCCAACGAAAAGCTCTTTGCCCTCAATTTCCCGACCGTCATTCCTCCCACACTCGTCACCCAAGACCCCAATCGCATCAAAGACTTTCTGCACGAGCTTGGCGGAGAGATGATTATCAAGCCGGTGGACGGTCACGGCGGGGCCGGTATCTTCTACATCCATCGCGAAGACCGCAACCTGAACTCGCTCTTGGAAACCGCCACCCACGAGGGCAAAGACCCAATCATCGCCCAGCAGTATTTGCCCGAAGTGCGGCAAGGCGACAAGCGACTCATTGTTCTCAACGGCGCACCGCTGGGGTGCACGCTGCGCGTACCGCGGGCGGACGAACACCGGGGCAACATCCACGTGGGCGGCACCTGTATCAGGGCCGAGGTCACGGCACGCGATCGAGAAATCTGTCGCGAGGTCGGGCCACGGCTACGGCAGGAAGGGCTCTATTTCGTCGGGCTCGACATCATTGGCGACTATCTGACCGAGGTCAACGTCACCAGCCCTACTGGCATTCAAGAAATCGACACGCTGAACGGCGTGCGCCTCGAAGCCAATGTCATCGACTTCGTCGAGCAACAAGTGGAAGAACGTCAGCGACAACGGCCGTCGTAG